The following proteins are encoded in a genomic region of Stegostoma tigrinum isolate sSteTig4 chromosome 2, sSteTig4.hap1, whole genome shotgun sequence:
- the cfap90 gene encoding cilia- and flagella-associated protein 90, translating into MTEISKRITKSMPPSALSGFSFIPERRDQNELTYFGNQKKEVSVLLYDQVFKVHEGYNNKIHRDDREHSNNQGLNVNAEERARIVPVLSSSIYGKRPALESTNRSFVRIARVQTEFYRRNGITNYLEEDQE; encoded by the exons ATGACGGAAATAAGTAAACGTATAACCAAGAGTATGCCACCTTCTGCTTTATCTGGCTTCAGTTTCATTCCAGAGAGAAGGGACCAAAATGAGCTAACTTACTTCGGTAACCAGAAGAAA GAAGTATCTGTGCTGCTGTATGATCAGGTTTTTAAAGTACATGAGGGGTACAATAATAAGATTCATCGTGATGATCGAGAACATAGCAACAACCAAGGCCTCAATGTCAATGCTGAG GAAAGAGCTCGAATAGTTCCAGTCTTGTCATCATCCATCTATGGTAAACGCCCTGCACTTGAATCAACAAATCGATCTTTTGTCAGAATTGCCCGAGTCCAAACAGAATTTTACAGAAGGAATGGTATTACTAATTATTTGGAAGAGGATCAGGAATAA